From the genome of Myxococcota bacterium, one region includes:
- a CDS encoding DUF3859 domain-containing protein codes for MSFLRLLGLLLVAAVGVACAKPEPVEVEPVAGCFSHQSPNWFSLCIAGDEVRALAHFTKRRTRNVATTCLTAGTVRQTASELTVELGLGDCQNGGAFGDLALVCAVESADLLDCANQEGAAARFARLDTFETRALEHRFEVIERVLAERAVEVIGVGVLSACGAPGTAAPSGAFHSGEACGVDYRTTSIPAEVGMQFGVVYRPIAAPRSVELEIAWTTPELIDPDGEPQTIPSTLVRVPRDQEAVVGYRFHAPWTLVAGDWTVEIRHQGNVLSSTTFRVVRPIPPRANRGSGAGVSVVRGSKASGPKTPALVGGSLAQCLTDSGAVFYGAHWCSACKKQKALFGADVDALPYVECEQWITRIKNRACRGVTAYPTWQFPDGSRQSGVFSLAKLAQRSGCPLP; via the coding sequence TTGTCTTTCCTTCGCTTGTTGGGGCTGCTGCTGGTGGCAGCGGTCGGGGTGGCGTGTGCGAAGCCGGAGCCCGTGGAAGTGGAGCCCGTGGCGGGCTGCTTCAGCCACCAGTCGCCCAACTGGTTCTCGCTGTGCATCGCGGGAGACGAGGTGCGTGCGCTCGCGCATTTCACGAAGCGACGCACGCGGAACGTCGCCACCACCTGCCTGACGGCCGGCACCGTGCGCCAGACCGCCTCGGAGTTGACCGTGGAGCTGGGGCTCGGCGACTGCCAGAACGGCGGCGCCTTCGGCGACCTCGCGCTCGTCTGCGCCGTGGAGAGCGCGGATCTCCTGGACTGCGCCAACCAGGAAGGGGCGGCCGCGCGCTTTGCGCGCCTCGACACCTTCGAGACGCGTGCGCTGGAGCACCGCTTCGAAGTGATCGAGCGGGTGCTGGCCGAGCGGGCGGTGGAAGTGATCGGGGTGGGCGTGTTGTCGGCCTGTGGCGCGCCGGGCACGGCGGCCCCGAGCGGAGCGTTCCACTCGGGCGAGGCCTGTGGAGTCGACTACCGCACCACGAGCATTCCCGCCGAGGTGGGTATGCAGTTCGGGGTGGTGTACCGCCCGATCGCGGCGCCCCGGAGCGTGGAGCTCGAGATCGCGTGGACCACGCCCGAGCTGATCGACCCGGACGGTGAGCCCCAGACCATCCCGAGCACGCTCGTGCGCGTGCCGCGCGACCAGGAGGCGGTGGTGGGGTACCGCTTCCACGCGCCCTGGACGCTGGTGGCCGGTGATTGGACCGTCGAGATCCGCCACCAGGGGAACGTGCTCTCGAGCACCACCTTCCGCGTGGTGCGGCCGATTCCGCCGCGGGCGAACCGGGGTTCGGGGGCGGGGGTGTCGGTGGTGCGCGGATCGAAGGCGAGCGGGCCGAAGACGCCGGCGCTGGTGGGCGGCTCGCTGGCCCAGTGCCTCACGGACTCGGGCGCCGTCTTCTACGGCGCCCACTGGTGCTCGGCCTGCAAGAAGCAGAAGGCGCTGTTCGGTGCCGATGTCGACGCGCTGCCCTACGTCGAGTGCGAGCAGTGGATCACGCGCATCAAGAACCGCGCGTGCCGCGGCGTCACGGCCTACCCGACCTGGCAGTTCCCCGACGGCAGCCGCCAGTCGGGCGTCTTCTCGTTGGCGAAGCTCGCCCAGCGCAGTGGGTGCCCGCTGCCCTAG
- a CDS encoding PEP-CTERM sorting domain-containing protein, with protein sequence MKGSHVAHGLVAIAALILVPLASHGSSLGITTDKLTVVPGERFTISVRLVSDGEAPNPQINASAAVIRFRYDALLADPTGVIGPSTRDPDEVNAGAPSADRLTSFNGQFGWLRASLEGTCDGATCSAFDQITATVVPADVFTALATIEFEAIGVPGDVASFDFSLRSFNGLRLESIPGEFRADVTIVPEPGTAALVALGLTALARRRR encoded by the coding sequence GTGAAGGGCTCTCACGTGGCCCACGGGCTCGTCGCGATCGCAGCTCTCATTCTGGTTCCACTCGCCTCGCACGGCTCCTCACTCGGCATCACCACCGACAAGCTCACGGTGGTGCCCGGCGAACGGTTCACGATCTCGGTGAGGCTCGTCTCGGATGGAGAGGCGCCAAATCCTCAGATCAATGCCAGCGCCGCGGTCATTCGATTCCGCTACGACGCGCTGCTCGCCGACCCCACCGGCGTCATCGGGCCGTCGACGCGCGACCCGGACGAGGTCAATGCGGGCGCGCCCAGCGCCGATCGCCTCACGTCGTTCAACGGTCAGTTCGGCTGGCTTCGCGCGTCCCTCGAGGGCACCTGCGATGGCGCCACCTGCAGCGCCTTCGACCAGATCACGGCCACTGTCGTGCCCGCCGATGTGTTCACGGCACTTGCCACGATCGAGTTCGAAGCCATTGGGGTCCCGGGTGACGTCGCAAGCTTCGACTTCTCCCTCAGGTCCTTCAACGGCCTGCGGCTCGAGAGCATCCCCGGCGAGTTCCGCGCCGACGTGACGATCGTCCCCGAGCCGGGTACGGCGGCGCTGGTCGCACTGGGCCTGACGGCGCTCGCGCGGAGACGGCGCTAG
- a CDS encoding type II secretion system F family protein — MWLILALVFGSVLFLGLAVSSLGQTAEQKRLAQLAAPESATDIEDEEGVLTSQDKSLLARLLAPFAGDLTRRRAGVTDPLRRSLVHAGFRQDSALANYMGGRVALALALPLLILLIPGAWGLSQFQLVGVLCLAACIGVLAPRIWLDRQVEARQKAIILALPDALDLMVVCVEAGLGVSASLARVARDFRPSYPILASEFDLAVFETRAGKSTTDALRGLAERTGVGEMNSLVSMLIQTERFGTGLADTLRVHADAMRTRRIQSAEEQANKAPLKMVFPTAFIFVAMIIIVVGPGFLQLAQYFAGAGR; from the coding sequence ATGTGGTTGATCCTCGCGCTCGTCTTCGGATCCGTGCTCTTCCTGGGGCTCGCGGTCTCGAGCCTGGGCCAGACCGCCGAGCAGAAGCGCCTCGCCCAGCTCGCCGCACCCGAGAGCGCGACGGACATCGAAGACGAAGAGGGCGTCCTCACGAGCCAGGACAAGAGCCTGCTCGCACGGCTCCTCGCTCCCTTCGCTGGCGACCTGACGCGGCGTCGTGCGGGGGTCACCGACCCGCTCCGTCGCTCGCTCGTGCACGCCGGGTTCCGCCAGGACTCCGCGCTCGCCAACTACATGGGCGGCCGGGTCGCTTTGGCGCTGGCCTTGCCGCTGCTGATCCTGCTGATCCCGGGTGCCTGGGGGCTCTCCCAGTTCCAGCTCGTGGGCGTCCTGTGTCTGGCGGCGTGCATCGGCGTGTTGGCGCCGCGCATCTGGCTCGACCGCCAGGTCGAGGCGCGACAGAAGGCGATCATCCTGGCGCTGCCCGATGCGCTCGACCTGATGGTCGTGTGTGTCGAAGCGGGCCTCGGCGTGAGCGCCAGCCTGGCGCGCGTCGCGCGCGACTTCCGGCCGAGCTACCCGATCCTGGCCTCTGAGTTCGACCTGGCCGTCTTCGAGACGCGCGCGGGGAAGAGCACCACCGACGCCCTGCGCGGCCTGGCCGAGCGCACCGGCGTGGGCGAGATGAACTCGCTGGTCTCCATGCTGATCCAGACCGAGCGCTTCGGTACCGGTCTCGCCGACACGCTGCGGGTGCACGCGGACGCAATGCGCACGCGCCGGATCCAGTCGGCCGAAGAGCAGGCCAACAAGGCGCCGCTCAAGATGGTCTTCCCCACGGCCTTCATCTTCGTGGCGATGATCATCATCGTCGTCGGGCCTGGTTTCTTGCAGCTGGCGCAGTACTTTGCCGGCGCTGGGAGGTAG
- a CDS encoding thrombospondin type 3 repeat-containing protein, with protein MKLRASATICFALWFALPFASTAGLAPDADSDGVPDVLDNCSTTPNAAPFDCDTDKDGYGNACDGDFDQDFDVDGVDFNPGFLSVFTGSGLPSPTGTDMDCDGDVDGSDFNPVFLNQFTGSGAPGPSGLNCAGQPGCC; from the coding sequence ATGAAGCTTCGTGCATCCGCGACGATCTGCTTCGCCCTCTGGTTCGCCCTTCCGTTCGCGTCGACGGCCGGGCTGGCTCCCGACGCCGATAGCGACGGTGTCCCCGACGTTCTCGACAACTGTTCCACCACGCCCAACGCCGCACCCTTCGACTGCGACACGGACAAGGACGGCTACGGCAACGCCTGCGATGGCGACTTCGACCAGGACTTCGACGTCGACGGCGTGGACTTCAATCCCGGCTTCCTGAGCGTCTTCACGGGCAGCGGTCTGCCCTCACCGACCGGCACCGACATGGACTGCGACGGCGATGTCGACGGCAGCGATTTCAACCCGGTCTTCCTCAACCAGTTCACCGGCTCTGGAGCGCCCGGGCCCTCGGGCCTCAACTGCGCCGGCCAGCCCGGCTGCTGCTGA
- a CDS encoding PEP-CTERM sorting domain-containing protein: MSFRTLLASLLAVLVLQPVSASAARLLGAGWQGNLFEVDPTTGDTVPIPRGPATTFGLAGLAYDVGSDRLFGMNLALGGLTEIDPQTGDVTLVGQFSSFVPVGLAFDPVGEVLYSIDLSTDVFSSTTSQLIQVDPATGAGTAIATIPSRQIRSLVFDESTGLLIGTDWLNQALVAIDPTTGVDTVIGIHGQSELRGLTFDPQDGTLFGVNPFTNELLTVDPTTGGTQFVGTLEAGADPIGVLEFVPEPASLPLVSLGLAALCASRGRRRAR; encoded by the coding sequence GTGTCATTTCGGACCCTGCTAGCGAGCCTGCTCGCCGTCCTCGTGCTCCAGCCTGTTTCCGCTAGCGCAGCGAGGCTGCTAGGAGCGGGCTGGCAAGGCAACCTCTTCGAGGTCGATCCGACGACGGGTGACACCGTCCCCATTCCTCGGGGGCCGGCCACGACGTTCGGCTTGGCCGGGTTGGCGTATGACGTCGGAAGCGATCGTCTGTTCGGGATGAACCTGGCTCTCGGCGGCCTCACGGAAATCGATCCGCAAACAGGTGACGTCACTCTCGTGGGGCAGTTCTCGTCGTTCGTTCCGGTGGGCCTCGCCTTCGACCCCGTCGGCGAGGTGCTCTACTCCATCGACCTTTCGACGGATGTGTTCTCAAGCACCACAAGCCAGCTGATCCAGGTCGACCCCGCTACCGGAGCCGGGACCGCGATTGCCACTATCCCTTCTCGTCAGATTCGGAGCCTCGTGTTCGACGAGAGTACAGGCCTGCTGATCGGGACGGATTGGTTAAATCAGGCGCTGGTCGCGATCGATCCGACCACGGGTGTGGACACGGTCATTGGGATTCACGGGCAATCGGAACTGCGTGGTCTGACGTTCGACCCTCAGGACGGAACGCTCTTCGGGGTCAACCCGTTCACGAACGAGCTCTTGACCGTCGACCCCACGACTGGGGGCACTCAGTTCGTAGGCACGCTGGAGGCCGGGGCCGACCCGATCGGCGTGCTTGAGTTCGTTCCGGAACCCGCGTCACTCCCCCTGGTTTCACTGGGGCTCGCGGCTCTGTGCGCCTCGCGCGGACGGCGACGCGCCCGCTAG
- a CDS encoding LamG-like jellyroll fold domain-containing protein, protein MHSVVRRIRIVPLLVLFLFPWALQAAEIELEWSSGPNVIGAAVEGANGQPALAPGDTLVIKGHADPYRQLTEVTFPSGSVSGGKITVRGVPGPNGEPVVISGAYEANDSSYWRMVTPANQPGFDPALEGYVWEYTGPNSHCVNNVYIDSESLTLAESHIALEDSNPSPGNDDFYNGDPNHLTDARQWTRRRDAGGGCQIAPGNPGAPEIFVRPGGERYDPPTEAGVVELSVVSDLFKVNPDVNYVVVEDITLENANYPIFVEGDYFEGRGLTLRGSFEDAFKVSADLAKPSQPAFDSEVGLLENCNIYNHGEDGIDITGGDFWAVRNCAIHDNFPVRDEPNTPNGFAGTGILVKNKSLLVVVEGNRLFDLEHRFGAISIGGNSRFAHAFDTPIAGLVTVRNNIVDNVRGAVIFTFAGAHHSSVINNVVVNSEILDEPYSPRFDALVGFDKGRGNDPNREIQSEDNRVSNNVFRDNIAPRNYYERQVGQCKLPQNQLQPCDNNYGLIIGHNLVEYTQTVQVEGVPITTDRESCFSAEGAFSGVHTCVDQADFAGDFASVSYPGHVPPLVTMYGEGSGETRSDAFFGEPAGDPSLLYRLRAPVLPETSLPGINDGVEVPIFLGPAEYDLYGVPRMVADGRERGALENTAEMEISDGEGNVDHWFDGSGNNGCAALEANDAKTGRESIKITGPDCELSGTSQNDVPYHDQFGTIVRWKGRSGQPHQFRWNVDIEAGGQNGTVVPVTIRFEGTAASTQCLNGQSAMIEPLASALVVLDPAATPSPHDGQWHAYRANLQRIARKCFVFSKLRNLNNFSVVGANGSGGEVWVDDVFVSGAIPNSTGAWPLEEARGLKAEDVACNGDVCRPATLTGLATSPPRASAWIPASKGGHALAFNGVNNAGVEAGNNGAGFSRGMTVAMWVRPNSVSSGTATPLAAGLTGDPGSRIEQVDQKLIVTLEAGGPVMGELDGLLEAGVWQHIVVTADPDNQNTTFRRFQFYADGVLKGVDDIMAQASLDALYGLNDKTVIGNDTAGGPSFNGAIADFRIYDRVLLPEEINELAKP, encoded by the coding sequence GTGCATTCTGTCGTTCGTCGGATCCGTATCGTTCCGCTTCTGGTTCTCTTCTTGTTTCCTTGGGCGTTGCAGGCCGCAGAGATAGAACTGGAGTGGTCAAGCGGCCCCAATGTCATCGGTGCAGCGGTCGAGGGCGCGAATGGTCAGCCGGCGCTTGCGCCTGGTGACACACTCGTGATCAAGGGGCACGCTGATCCCTATCGCCAACTCACCGAAGTCACCTTCCCCTCGGGTAGCGTAAGCGGCGGCAAGATCACGGTCCGGGGCGTGCCCGGCCCGAACGGGGAGCCGGTAGTGATCTCCGGTGCATACGAGGCGAATGATTCCAGCTATTGGCGGATGGTCACGCCCGCCAACCAGCCGGGATTCGACCCGGCGCTCGAGGGATACGTCTGGGAATACACGGGCCCGAACAGCCACTGTGTAAACAATGTCTACATCGATTCCGAGTCGTTGACATTGGCCGAGTCGCACATCGCGCTGGAGGACAGCAATCCGAGCCCGGGGAATGACGATTTCTACAACGGAGACCCGAATCATCTCACTGACGCGCGCCAATGGACGCGACGGCGCGACGCGGGCGGCGGGTGCCAGATCGCTCCTGGGAACCCCGGTGCGCCCGAAATCTTCGTCCGGCCGGGCGGTGAGCGGTACGACCCGCCGACTGAAGCTGGGGTTGTCGAACTCTCCGTGGTGAGTGACCTCTTTAAGGTCAACCCAGACGTGAACTACGTCGTGGTCGAGGACATCACTCTAGAGAACGCCAACTACCCCATCTTCGTTGAGGGCGACTACTTCGAAGGGCGAGGTTTGACGCTTCGCGGTTCGTTCGAGGATGCCTTCAAGGTTAGCGCTGACCTGGCGAAGCCCTCACAACCGGCTTTCGACAGCGAGGTGGGACTCCTCGAGAACTGCAACATCTACAACCACGGGGAAGACGGCATCGACATCACCGGAGGCGATTTCTGGGCGGTTCGGAACTGTGCCATCCATGACAATTTCCCAGTGCGCGACGAGCCCAATACCCCGAACGGGTTCGCCGGGACCGGGATTCTGGTCAAGAACAAGTCCTTGCTGGTTGTGGTCGAGGGCAACCGCTTGTTCGATCTCGAGCACCGATTCGGCGCGATCAGTATTGGGGGGAACAGTCGGTTCGCTCACGCGTTCGATACACCGATCGCTGGGCTGGTGACTGTGCGCAACAACATCGTGGACAACGTTCGAGGAGCGGTGATCTTCACCTTCGCAGGAGCCCATCACTCATCCGTCATCAACAACGTCGTGGTGAACTCCGAAATCCTCGATGAGCCTTACTCGCCGAGGTTCGACGCGCTCGTCGGTTTCGACAAAGGACGAGGGAACGATCCCAACCGGGAGATCCAGAGCGAAGACAACCGCGTCTCGAACAACGTGTTCCGGGACAACATCGCACCCCGCAACTACTACGAACGGCAAGTCGGCCAGTGCAAACTGCCGCAGAATCAGCTGCAGCCCTGCGACAACAACTACGGGCTGATCATCGGCCACAACCTGGTCGAGTACACGCAGACGGTCCAAGTCGAAGGGGTTCCGATCACGACAGACCGCGAGAGTTGCTTCAGCGCAGAGGGAGCGTTCAGCGGGGTGCACACCTGTGTGGACCAGGCCGACTTCGCGGGTGATTTCGCGTCCGTTTCCTATCCGGGGCACGTCCCACCGCTAGTCACCATGTACGGCGAAGGGTCTGGCGAGACGCGCTCTGACGCGTTCTTCGGAGAGCCTGCGGGCGATCCGTCGCTGCTATACCGCCTCCGCGCTCCGGTTCTGCCGGAAACGTCTCTGCCGGGAATCAACGACGGTGTCGAGGTGCCGATCTTCCTGGGCCCGGCCGAGTACGACCTCTATGGAGTGCCTCGGATGGTGGCGGATGGCCGCGAGCGCGGCGCACTGGAGAACACGGCGGAGATGGAGATCTCCGACGGCGAAGGAAACGTCGACCACTGGTTCGATGGGAGCGGGAACAACGGTTGCGCAGCCCTCGAGGCGAACGATGCCAAGACAGGTCGAGAATCGATCAAGATCACGGGCCCCGACTGCGAACTCAGCGGGACCAGCCAGAACGACGTGCCCTACCACGATCAGTTTGGGACGATCGTTCGCTGGAAGGGCCGCTCGGGTCAGCCCCACCAGTTTCGGTGGAACGTAGATATCGAAGCCGGTGGCCAAAATGGAACCGTGGTTCCGGTCACCATTCGTTTCGAAGGTACTGCGGCGTCGACCCAATGCCTGAATGGTCAGAGCGCCATGATCGAGCCGCTCGCATCTGCGTTGGTCGTGCTGGATCCAGCGGCGACCCCGAGCCCACACGATGGGCAATGGCACGCGTATAGGGCAAACCTTCAGCGGATCGCGCGCAAGTGCTTCGTGTTCTCGAAGCTTCGCAACCTCAACAACTTCTCGGTGGTTGGCGCCAACGGAAGCGGAGGCGAGGTCTGGGTGGATGACGTCTTCGTCTCGGGGGCGATTCCGAACTCGACCGGCGCATGGCCGTTGGAAGAGGCCCGGGGGCTTAAGGCCGAAGACGTAGCTTGCAACGGGGACGTGTGTCGCCCGGCGACCCTGACCGGGTTGGCGACATCGCCTCCTCGCGCGTCCGCGTGGATCCCTGCGTCGAAGGGCGGGCACGCGCTGGCGTTCAACGGGGTGAACAATGCGGGAGTGGAGGCAGGGAACAACGGGGCCGGGTTCTCGAGGGGAATGACGGTGGCCATGTGGGTGCGCCCCAACTCCGTGTCTAGTGGAACGGCGACTCCGCTGGCTGCGGGTCTCACCGGTGATCCCGGTAGCAGAATCGAGCAGGTGGACCAGAAACTGATAGTGACCCTCGAGGCTGGGGGACCTGTCATGGGTGAGTTGGATGGACTGCTCGAGGCTGGCGTGTGGCAGCACATCGTGGTGACGGCGGATCCCGACAACCAGAACACCACGTTCCGGCGCTTCCAGTTCTACGCTGACGGCGTGCTCAAGGGCGTGGACGACATCATGGCCCAGGCATCGTTGGACGCTCTCTACGGACTGAACGACAAGACCGTCATCGGCAACGACACGGCCGGCGGGCCCAGTTTCAATGGGGCCATCGCAGACTTTCGGATCTACGACCGGGTGCTTCTACCGGAAGAGATCAATGAACTCGCGAAGCCATAG
- a CDS encoding SDR family oxidoreductase, whose amino-acid sequence MGLVDGKVALITGAGQGVGQGIALALAKEGAKIAVSGRTASKLDATCKLLAESGTEAHPFPCDVKSADGLATLVDEVVARFGTIDILVNNAQEVPLGSLDHVTDERFVAGLESGPLATFRLMKLCRPHLKGGGSIVNLASTAAKRWDMANYGAYAATKEAIRSLTRAAACEWAEEGIRTNVILPHAKSPGLAWWIDNNPEEAAEFIASIPMKRVGECEEDIGAFVALLCSDGARYVNGQSIAIDGGQAHMG is encoded by the coding sequence ATGGGCCTGGTGGACGGCAAGGTGGCGCTGATTACGGGCGCGGGTCAGGGTGTGGGGCAGGGGATCGCACTCGCGCTGGCGAAGGAAGGCGCGAAGATCGCGGTGTCGGGTCGGACGGCTTCGAAACTCGACGCGACGTGCAAACTGCTCGCGGAGTCCGGAACCGAAGCGCACCCCTTTCCGTGCGATGTGAAGTCGGCCGATGGTCTGGCGACACTGGTGGACGAAGTGGTGGCCCGCTTCGGCACCATCGACATCCTCGTGAACAACGCCCAGGAAGTGCCGTTGGGATCGCTCGACCACGTGACCGATGAGCGCTTCGTAGCCGGGCTCGAATCGGGGCCGCTCGCGACGTTCCGGCTCATGAAGCTGTGTCGGCCCCACCTGAAGGGCGGTGGCAGCATCGTCAACCTCGCGTCCACGGCCGCGAAGCGCTGGGACATGGCGAACTACGGCGCCTATGCCGCCACCAAAGAGGCGATTCGCTCGCTCACCCGGGCGGCCGCCTGCGAATGGGCCGAGGAGGGGATCCGCACGAACGTGATCCTGCCCCACGCGAAGTCGCCGGGCCTGGCCTGGTGGATCGACAACAACCCGGAAGAAGCCGCCGAGTTCATCGCCAGCATCCCCATGAAGCGGGTGGGCGAGTGCGAAGAGGACATCGGTGCCTTCGTCGCGCTGCTCTGCTCGGATGGCGCGCGCTACGTGAACGGCCAATCGATCGCCATCGACGGCGGTCAGGCCCACATGGGGTAG
- a CDS encoding PEP-CTERM sorting domain-containing protein has protein sequence MRARSVLLFAFAVCLPFSAGAASIGISSDKLFVMPGETFTISVVGDTAGETTLNVVAFFEFQGTVFAPTGIVGPSVREPDEVGAGNPSAERLTSLDGALGWNRAGLEGQCNGDAGNPFVCRAFDQFPSLPPVPAADDITVTATFEFEAIGLPGQSGVFAFTVANWFDQAGIPQPGVTVTIVPEPGTAALLGLGLAGLARRRRSSDSGTDS, from the coding sequence ATGCGTGCTCGATCCGTCCTGCTGTTCGCTTTCGCTGTCTGCCTGCCGTTTTCCGCCGGAGCCGCCTCGATCGGCATCAGCTCGGACAAGCTGTTCGTGATGCCGGGCGAAACCTTCACGATATCCGTCGTCGGAGACACTGCGGGCGAGACGACGTTGAACGTCGTGGCGTTCTTCGAGTTCCAGGGCACCGTCTTCGCGCCCACCGGGATCGTGGGCCCGTCGGTACGGGAACCGGATGAAGTGGGAGCCGGCAATCCGAGCGCAGAGCGGCTCACTTCGCTCGACGGCGCGCTCGGCTGGAACCGGGCCGGACTGGAAGGGCAATGCAACGGAGACGCCGGCAATCCCTTCGTGTGCCGCGCCTTCGACCAGTTCCCGTCCTTGCCACCCGTTCCCGCCGCAGACGACATCACCGTAACGGCCACGTTCGAGTTCGAAGCGATCGGCCTCCCGGGCCAGAGCGGCGTCTTCGCGTTCACGGTCGCGAACTGGTTCGACCAGGCAGGCATCCCCCAGCCCGGAGTCACCGTGACAATCGTCCCCGAGCCGGGCACGGCGGCATTGCTCGGCTTGGGGCTCGCGGGTCTCGCGCGACGCCGGCGCTCCTCCGACTCTGGAACGGACTCGTGA
- a CDS encoding SDR family oxidoreductase — protein sequence MDLGLQERVALVTGSYRGTGRAIAEVLAKEGARVWLHGFEADVTEREAGVLRDAGLDVHPVVGDIVSESGTDDVARAVTANGAGVDILVNNYGVAAGPGWFEGNSEDWIESYQRNVLSGVRLVQHLVPGMRERGFGRVIFVGTVGSVRPGNRTPHYYAAKATLPNLSVGLAKELTGTGITVNTVSPGILATAEVKAHFLRQAEKRGWGDDWDAIEARAVAEFLPNPSARAGRVEEVGALVAFLAGSQAGYINGANLRIDGGSADVAV from the coding sequence ATGGATCTGGGACTGCAGGAACGGGTGGCGCTGGTCACGGGGTCCTACCGGGGCACCGGGCGGGCCATCGCCGAAGTGCTCGCCAAAGAAGGCGCGAGGGTCTGGCTCCACGGCTTCGAGGCCGATGTCACCGAGCGCGAGGCCGGGGTGCTGCGCGACGCCGGCCTGGACGTCCACCCGGTGGTCGGCGACATCGTCAGCGAGTCGGGCACGGACGACGTTGCGCGTGCAGTCACCGCGAACGGCGCGGGCGTCGACATCCTCGTGAACAACTACGGTGTCGCAGCCGGTCCGGGCTGGTTCGAGGGAAACAGCGAAGACTGGATCGAGAGCTACCAGCGCAACGTGCTGTCCGGGGTTCGCCTGGTGCAGCACCTGGTGCCGGGCATGCGCGAGCGGGGCTTCGGCCGGGTGATCTTCGTGGGGACGGTGGGCTCGGTGCGGCCGGGCAACCGCACGCCGCACTACTACGCGGCGAAGGCGACCCTTCCCAACCTGAGCGTCGGCCTCGCGAAGGAGCTCACGGGCACGGGCATCACGGTCAACACGGTGAGCCCCGGGATCCTGGCCACCGCCGAGGTGAAGGCCCACTTCCTCCGCCAGGCCGAGAAGCGCGGCTGGGGCGACGACTGGGACGCCATCGAGGCGCGGGCCGTGGCCGAGTTCCTCCCCAACCCGAGCGCCCGGGCGGGCCGCGTCGAGGAGGTCGGGGCGCTGGTGGCCTTCCTGGCGGGCAGCCAGGCCGGCTACATCAACGGCGCGAACCTGCGGATCGACGGGGGCTCGGCGGACGTGGCCGTCTAG
- a CDS encoding tetratricopeptide repeat protein yields MRVLRAALAHGRRMGGVWVLALAVSPGLGCATASSWFAGPTPEERREAEERRLAEAEAAAVAERAENPLTIDEKLERGDQALATGNLAGALWDYASAYRRAPDDPRPQVRLGFIHLRHDPERARPFFESAIALDAELASARVGLGLAMLSAGELEAGIAELERAVALDAESVDAQAALGVALDQRGDHEAAIVHLEKARQLDPRDGRVLNNLGVAYLRVGKPVKSERVLREALRLDRADEVLRSNNLGMALGMQGRFEDALEAFRVSGNEQGAQNNLAYLYQLQGNYDAAVTHYEAALMAGGDADLQVLKNLEAARAMRVARGDASPVSETPLAGAVTLPVVGSALENLPEPRDAR; encoded by the coding sequence GTGAGAGTCTTGCGCGCCGCTCTCGCTCACGGACGCCGCATGGGCGGTGTCTGGGTGCTGGCCCTTGCCGTGAGCCCCGGGCTCGGCTGTGCGACCGCGTCGAGTTGGTTCGCCGGCCCCACGCCCGAAGAACGCCGCGAAGCCGAAGAACGCCGGCTGGCCGAGGCCGAAGCCGCGGCCGTGGCCGAGCGTGCCGAGAACCCGCTCACGATCGACGAGAAGCTCGAGCGGGGCGACCAGGCCCTGGCCACGGGCAACCTGGCCGGCGCGCTCTGGGACTACGCGTCCGCGTATCGCCGCGCCCCCGACGACCCGCGACCCCAGGTGCGCCTGGGCTTCATCCACTTGCGGCACGACCCCGAGCGAGCGCGACCGTTCTTCGAGAGCGCGATCGCGCTCGACGCCGAGCTGGCCAGCGCGCGCGTCGGCCTCGGGCTGGCCATGCTCTCCGCCGGCGAACTCGAGGCGGGTATCGCGGAACTCGAACGTGCGGTCGCCCTCGACGCCGAATCCGTCGACGCCCAGGCGGCGCTGGGGGTCGCCCTCGATCAGCGCGGCGATCACGAGGCCGCGATCGTGCATCTCGAGAAGGCGCGTCAGCTCGATCCCCGCGACGGACGGGTCCTGAACAACCTGGGTGTCGCCTACCTGCGCGTCGGCAAGCCCGTGAAGTCCGAGCGCGTGCTGCGCGAGGCGCTGCGGCTCGACCGCGCCGACGAAGTGCTGCGCTCGAACAACCTGGGCATGGCGCTCGGGATGCAGGGCCGCTTCGAAGACGCACTCGAGGCATTCCGCGTGTCGGGGAACGAGCAGGGCGCCCAGAACAACCTGGCCTACCTGTACCAGCTGCAGGGCAACTACGACGCCGCCGTCACCCACTACGAAGCGGCGCTGATGGCGGGTGGGGACGCCGACCTTCAGGTCCTGAAGAACCTCGAGGCGGCACGTGCCATGCGCGTGGCTCGCGGCGACGCTTCGCCCGTGTCGGAGACGCCGCTGGCCGGCGCAGTGACCCTCCCGGTGGTGGGCAGCGCCCTCGAAAACCTGCCCGAGCCCCGCGACGCGCGCTGA